In Carya illinoinensis cultivar Pawnee chromosome 7, C.illinoinensisPawnee_v1, whole genome shotgun sequence, the following are encoded in one genomic region:
- the LOC122314960 gene encoding uncharacterized protein LOC122314960 produces the protein MQSRVAAKMQRWVLSLAHNQALRIGLSSPRSAGRTADPDIHSGEVEAGPDVYYRKNEGQGSVVDSDDAAKQELEHKAHKETGPLKPPRTPFASSPKLESTEVSPQPLDPVVQQKRSHATASVEDASCEGFNGTPWPKDKEKEHRDRNEQVEDDREYFKHHKASPLSEINVVDTRKPLTRATDGTADAVEDNDRGADGIAWRPEQLDTAEEALRRAVEIFRQNAMRGDPETYPHSRVLRELRGEWF, from the exons ATGCAATCGAGGGTAGCGGCCAAAATGCAACGATGGGTTCTCTCTCTAGCCCATAACCAAGCTCTCCGCATAGGACTTTCATCCCCCCGATCGGCCGGTCGCACCGCTGACCCTGATATTCATTCCGGAGAAGTCGAAGCTGGACCTGACGTATATTACAGAAAAAACGAA GGTCAAGGAAGTGTGGTGGATAGTGATGATGCGGCCAAGCAAGAATTAGAACACAAAGCCCATAAAGAAACCGGGCCATTGAAGCCTCCAAGAACACCTTTTGCTTCTTCTCCGAAGCTGGAAAGCACGGAGGTTTCGCCTCAACCCCTGGACCCCGTTGTTCAGCAAAAGCGTAGCCATGCAACTGCAAGCGTAGAAGATGCCAGTTGCGAAGGATTTAACGGCACGCCATGGCCAAAAGACAAGGAAAAAGAGCATAGAGACAGGAACGAACAGGTGGAGGATGACAGAGAATACTTCAAGCATCACAAGGCTTCGCCGTTGTCGGAGATCAATGTAGTCGATACGAGGAAGCCATTGACGAGAGCAACTGATGGGACAGCGGATGCCGTCGAGGATAACGATCGTGGCGCAGACGGGATTGCGTGGAGGCCTGAGCAGCTCGACACGGCGGAGGAGGCGCTTAGGAGGGCCGTCGAGATATTTAGGCAGAATGCTATGCGTGGTGATCCGGAAACTTATCCCCATTCCAGGGTTCTTAGAGAGCTTCGTGGTGAATGGTTTTGA
- the LOC122316315 gene encoding leucine-rich repeat extensin-like protein 3 encodes MTLLSPFSTFLLLILHYNFSLTTSTTTINVTAGVGAATTVSKDEIPCTMCMECEHPCPLPSPPPPVVECPPPPPPPPVVECPPPPPPVIPECPPPPKPPCTDNCEYPPPLPPSDNYGPPPPPYPKPFPPYPYYYPPSHDEYDHSVHLKAQPVFISFAFFLSFLCLL; translated from the coding sequence ATGACGTTACTCTCCCCGTTCAGTActttcctcctcctcatcttACACTACAACTTCTCCTTAACCACATCAACCACTACTATTAATGTTACAGCAGGAGTAGGAGCAGCAACAACAGTGTCCAAAGATGAAATACCATGCACAATGTGCATGGAATGTGAACACCCATGCCCTCTGCCATCACCACCACCGCCAGTGGTTGAGTGCCcgccgccaccaccaccaccgccAGTGGTTGAGTGCCCGCCGCCACCACCGCCAGTCATCCCGGAATGCCCACCACCACCCAAGCCTCCATGTACTGACAATTGCGAGTACCCTCCTCCATTGCCACCATCAGATAATTATGGGCCACCCCCTCCGCCATATCCAAAACCTTTTCCACCATACCCTTACTACTACCCTCCATCGCATGATGAATATGACCATTCTGTCCATTTGAAAGCTCAGCCAGTTTTCATCTCCTTTGcgttcttcctttcttttctctgcTTGTTGTAG